The nucleotide sequence GCCGAACGGGTGATCCGCGAGATCCAGGTGAAAACCGAAGCGGCGCCGACACCCTTCTGCGCCGAGGTCAACCCTGCCTATACGGCCCTACAGGGCCTGAAGATTGCGCCAGGTTTCAAGAAGAAAGTCGCCGAATGCGTGGGCGGTGAAGCCGGCTGCACCCATCTGACCGAATTGCTCGGGCGGATGGCGACCACTGTGTACCAGACCATCGCGACCTTGAAGTACGAGAGCGAGCGCCGCTCGGAGGCGGTCATCGGCACGGACAACCGCTGGGTAATCGGCGGCTGCCATGCCTATCGGGTTGGAAGCGAGGGTGCGCGCCGGCTGGCGGTCGATCGGGATGGCGCCGGCAAGTCAGGCGACGACCTATAACTACAAGAGAGGAGATTCCCCTATGTACATCACCCAAGGCCTGCACCGCCACATGAAGGAACGGCCTGACACGATAGCCGTCCGCTACCAGGGGCGCAGCATGACCTTCGCCGAACTCGGCGACCGCATCGCCCGCCTGGCCGGCGCGCTCAAGACCCTCGGCATGGCCAGTGGCGACTGCGTAGCCATGCTCTCGCGCAACTCGCAGCGCTACATCGAATACGTGTTCGGCGTACCGTGGGCCGATGGTGTGCTCAACCCCGTCAACACTCGCTGGAGCGTGGCCGAGATCGTCTACTCGCTGGACGACTCCGGGTCCACTGTACTGATTGTCGACGACACTTTCGCCGAGATGGGCCAAGCCATCCTCGAGCAGGCCAAGACCATTCGCACGCTGATCTACGCCGGCGACGGCGAGACACCTGCCGGCATGCTGTCGTACGAAGCGCTGCTGGCCGCCGCCGAACCGATCGCCGACACCCGTCGGGGTGGCGATGCGCTGCTGGGCATCTTCTACACCGGCGGCACCACCGGTTTTCCCAAAGGCGTGATGATTAGCCACAACAACCTGGCATTCGCCGGCTTCTCGAGCATGAGCAAGGGTCTCTTCGACCGCCACTCGGTGTACCTGCA is from Pseudomonas sp. LS44 and encodes:
- a CDS encoding DUF2889 domain-containing protein; this translates as MATEIGRRLLHTRQVICKGYLRDDGLFEFEGVLEDSKTQAHSLNYKHIAVGEPVHLMRIVMTVDAERVIREIQVKTEAAPTPFCAEVNPAYTALQGLKIAPGFKKKVAECVGGEAGCTHLTELLGRMATTVYQTIATLKYESERRSEAVIGTDNRWVIGGCHAYRVGSEGARRLAVDRDGAGKSGDDL